In a genomic window of Zingiber officinale cultivar Zhangliang chromosome 9B, Zo_v1.1, whole genome shotgun sequence:
- the LOC122023703 gene encoding shaggy-related protein kinase alpha-like has product MNSMNLLSKGTSGTTGAMDKLPDVMKEMKLRDDKETEATVVDGNGTEAGHIIVTTIGGRNGEPKQTISYMAERVVGRGSFGVVFQAKCLETGETVAIKKVLQDKRYKNRELQTMRILDHPNVISMKHCFFSATEKDDLYLNLVLEYVPETIHRVIKHYNKMNQRVPLIYVKLYVYQICRALAYLHGSIGVCHRDIKPQNLLVNPHSHQLKICDFGSAKVLVKGEPNISYICSRYYRAPELIFGATEYTTAIDIWSAGCVLAELMLGQPLFPGESGVDQLVEIIKVLGTPTREEIKCMNPNYTEYKFPQIKAHPWHKIFHKQMPPEAVDLVSRLLQYSPNLRCTALEALVHPFFNELRDPNTRLPNGRFLPPLFNFKPHELKGAPIAMAAKLIPEHARKQCAFIGL; this is encoded by the exons ATGAATTCTATGAATCTGTTGTCTAAAGGAACAAGTGGGACAACTGGTGCTATGGACAAGTTGCCAGATGTGatgaaagaaatgaaactaaGGGATGATAAG GAAACTGAAGCTACCGTGGTTGATGGGAATGGGACTGAAGCAGGTCATATAATTGTAACAACTATCGGGGGAAGAAATGGTGAGCCAAAGCAG ACCATAAGCTATATGGCTGAACGTGTTGTGGGACGTGGATCTTTTGGTGTAGTTTTCCAG GCCAAATGCCTAGAGACGGGTGAAACTGTAGCTATTAAGAAGGTCCTACAAGACAAAAGATACAAGAACCGAGAATTGCAGACTATGCGCATTTTAGACCACCCAAATGTCATCTCTATGAAGCATTGCTTTTTCTCAGCTACTGAGAAAGATGACCTGTACCTGAACCTTGTACTGGAGTATGTTCCAGAGACAATTCATCGAGTTATCAAACATTACAACAAGATGAACCAACGAGTGCCACTGATATATGTAAAGCTGTATGTGTACCAG ATTTGTAGAGCATTGGCCTATCTTCATGGAAGCATTGGAGTATGCCATAGAGACATCAAACCCCAAAATCTTTTG GTGAATCCGCATTCTCATCAACTGAAAATATGTGATTTTGGCAGTGCAAAAGTCttg GTAAAGGGGGAACCAAATATTTCATACATTTGTTCTAGATACTATAGAGCTCCTGAGCTTATCTTTGGTGCAACTGAGTATACTACAGCGATTGACATCTGGTCTGCTGGTTGTGTTCTTGctgaactcatgcttggacag cctCTCTTTCCCGGAGAAAGTGGAGTCGACCAGCTTGTTGAGATTATAAAG GTCCTTGGTACACCCACAAGGGAAGAAATCAAATGCATGAACCCTAACTACACAGAATACAAATTCCCGCAGATAAAGGCCCATCCCTGGCACAAG ATATTCCATAAGCAAATGCCTCCTGAAGCTGTGGATCTTGTTTCCAGGCTTTTACAATACTCCCCAAACTTACGATGCACTGCA TTGGAAGCACTAGTCCATCCTTTCTTTAATGAGCTACGTGATCCAAATACTCGATTACCAAATGGCCGGTTTTTACCCCCGCTCTTTAATTTCAAGCCTCATG AGTTGAAGGGAGCCCCAATAGCGATGGCAGCCAAGTTGATTCCAGAGCATGCAAGAAAGCAATGTGCCTTTATAGGACTATAA